The following are encoded together in the Equus quagga isolate Etosha38 chromosome 15, UCLA_HA_Equagga_1.0, whole genome shotgun sequence genome:
- the LOC124226290 gene encoding zinc finger protein 345-like produces MSYQWNHMLCNLLRLASVTQHNAFQTHPSCVYEKSGPKANKSTVKQQDIFNEGSFQGIKMEEITKRKSVLGETWKSRGQFKNQHLNQENYLGQDILTCMEIPAKERDIESNEFGKGFSIRSVVVLEQNDPVGECCHEYGTPGKIFQQNSDLIRQKKCDGKKPCKCSECGKTFRDHTTLIQHQRTHTGERPYKCNECGKRFNQSSHLTNHQKTHTGEKPYKCNECGKAFSYCSVLIQHQRIHSGERPYECVECGKTFSRSTYLTQHQRIHTGEKPYKCLECGKAFSQSTHLTLHQRIHTGEKPYECNECGKTFSQSAHLTQHQRIHTGEKPYECNECGKAFSDHSALIRHHIVHTGEKPYECNDCGKAFSYCSDLIQHQRMHTGEKPYRCNECGSSFSDCSALIQHQRTHTGEKPYECNECGKAFGNYSALIRHQRIHTGEKPYECKECGKAFSRSTYLTQHQRSHTGEKPYKCNECEKSFTQSSFLTQHMRVHTGEKPYKCIECGKAFSDRSGHIQHQRTHTGEKPYECNDCGKAFSFCSALIQHKRVHTGEKPYKCNDCGKAFSDRSALIQHQRTHTGEKPYKCNVCGKAFSQSTNLTNHQKTHTSEKSYKCNECGKAFSYCSGLIQHQMTHSGEKPYECSKCGKAFSWRTDHKKHQKTHTEEKLYKCNECGKAFSQSTYLTKHQKIHS; encoded by the coding sequence atGAGAAGTCTGGACCTAAAGCCAACAAATCAACAGTAAAGCAGCAGGACATTTTCAATGAAGGTTCATTCCAAGGAATAAAGATGGaagaaattacaaagagaaaGTCTGTATTGGGAGAAACCTGGAAATCTAGAGGCCAGTTTAAGAATCAGCACCTAAACCAGGAGAATTATCTGGGACAAGATATACTCACCTGCATGGAAATTCCTGCCAAAGAAAGAGATATAGAGTCTAATGAATTTGGAAAAGGTTTCAGTATAAGATCAGTAGTTGTTTTGGAGCAGAATGATCCTGTAGGAGAGTGTTGTCATGAATATGGTACACCTGGAAAAATATTCCAACAAAACTCAGATTTAATTAGACAGAAGAAGTGTGATGGAAAGAAACCTTGTAAatgtagtgaatgtgggaaaaccttcagAGACCACACTACTCTTATTCAGCAtcaaagaactcatactggagagcgaccctataaatgtaatgaatgtggaaagaGGTTTAACCAGAGTTCCCACTTAACAAACCATCAGAAGACTCATACAGGAGAAAAGCCCTAcaaatgcaatgaatgtgggaaggccttcagttATTGCTCAGTCCTTAttcaacatcagagaattcatagtGGGGAGAGACCTTATGAGTGCGTTGAATGTGGCAAGACATTCAGTCGTAGTACATACCTTACTCAGCATCAAAGAATtcacactggtgagaaaccctataaatgtctCGAATGTGGGAAGGCTTTTAGCCAGAGCACACATCTTACTCtccatcagagaattcatactggagagaaaccttatgaatgcaATGAATGTGGTAAAACCTTTAGTCAGAGTGCACATCTTACTCAACATCAAAgaattcacacaggagaaaagccctatgaatgtaatgaatgtgggaaagccttcagtgatCACTCAGCTCTTATTCGACATCATATTGTCCATACTGgcgagaaaccttatgaatgtaatgactgtgggaaagctttcagttacTGTTCAGACCTTATTCAACATCAAAGAAtgcatactggagagaaaccatacagatgcaatgaatgtgggagtTCCTTTAGTGATTGTTCAGCCCTTATTCAGCatcaaagaactcacactggagagaagccctacgagtgtaatgaatgtgggaaagcttttggTAACTACTCAGCTCTTATTCGAcatcaaagaattcatactggagagaaaccctatgaatgtaaggaatgtggaaaagccttcagcaGAAGTACATACCTTACTCAACATCAGAGAagtcatacaggagagaaaccatataaatgtaatgaatgtgagAAAAGTTTCACCCAGAGTTCATTCCTTACTCAACACATGAGagttcatactggagaaaaaccctacaaatgtattgaatgtgggaaagcttttagtGACCGCTCAGGGCATATTCagcatcagagaactcacactggagagaagccctatgaatgtaatgattgtgggaaagctttcagtttctgTTCAGCTCTTATTCAGCATAAGAGAGTTCATACTGGGGAGAAGCCCTATAAATGCAATGActgtggaaaagccttcagtgATCGGTCAGCACTTATTcaacatcagagaactcacactggagaaaagcccTATAAATGTAATGtatgtggaaaagccttcagtcAGAGTACAAACCTCACAAATCACCAGAAAACTCATACTAGTGAAAAAtcttataaatgtaatgaatgtgggaaagcttttagtTACTGTTCAGGCCTTATTCAACATCAGATGACTCATagtggagagaaaccttatgaatgcagtaaatgtgggaaagccttcagctgGAGGACAGACCAtaaaaaacatcagaaaactCATACTGAAGAGAAACTCTACAAATGTAatgagtgtgggaaagcctttagccAGAGCACATATcttacaaaacaccagaaaattCATAGTTGA
- the LOC124226280 gene encoding POM121-like protein 2 has protein sequence MGSYLGKPGPPRSSPAEPCTDLPQRPVNRRPAQSLHQVHRVQHIHRVHPAPRHRPARRPMNWDPTNPTARVVNEAWRRFPMKRSQNSIMGPLPSDWWESYFRRSIWSLRHPRAVWSPVTIKIAPPQRGVPPCTSPAEVINSAGSLPSEKTPDPCAKESVLRALRECKKGKMRLEEPLFPESLDSKRRSAETRPSAFKLLRKNGVLPSFVPRPGPLKRSLNSWSSNHSLNRRPSCYSVSSLASTHTGGLVSSKRNAITSSYSSSRDFSVPWKRSVSSVSFQIPEWPVKKKEKGRQSHSPLIPLLSNESPAAYGSSGQQNQQIPLLLSSPGNLLSLSPPPQLGNAVPEEILALGKKAGLQWSNKARGDTTEATTDSVPETHSAIQPSLSLTVRSVGTAPTQGKNPQLESLKKMQKSPGQLAFPQSTGEAISVGHSPLKTPNLLSPLGCSQTEPLSGTSSDSRPTASFILLTPISPTSPVTDTTWPPLTSQTNRSTMPPDPPAITSAALTRQSSLFGMNNPASHPASAFPAATSADPMSKPIFGLPPNGEIGGSLYSRISVTAALSSTPGILTPTFKPIFGNTEPLKTMPMIASFSFKQTTSPATPASTHLFHGLVKATSVVTSTNSASTSEDSSFKPPLDFGIVNVTSPMGNAYSIPSTCHTLLLGAALAFRASFSPATGFIFPPHQRPTIPTVHTVTIFSRVLPSAIQISSSRSTANFRSMGSPLSASALVTTNQPALLSSTSNLTSTFTIPLGSNSRPPFSLSLGATPPPAFGAADGQKQGAPQPAIGPSFSSSFMFGNSVVASPTPTAAQPAFSSTTQSTVGGLTPSASIFHIPAGIWPDIGSTPAGFHFGQANTAGFGVVTQTYHSGACGSVFGSTAPRPFAFGGLVTPMDCGESGISMTAPDMNSNSGAFNVGAVPSGSTSTITPFGKGWSQNSQGLTSQSTSFVLGRASISSRKAMFGGSSMAPFAQSTLVPGPVKTGLGFGMPSPPARGSVGRGSFRSSAPSFSIGTKSKTPKNREQRRSRMHHTHEK, from the coding sequence ATGGGCAGTTACCTGGGCAAGCCGGGACCCCCGCGGTCGTCTCCAGCAGAGCCGTGCACAGACTTGCCCCAGAGGCCGGTGAACCGCCGACCAGCTCAGTCCCTTCACCAGGTTCACCGGGTTCAGCACATCCATCGCGTCCATCCTGCCCCGCGGCATAGACCTGCGAGGAGACCGATGAACTGGGATCCTACCAATCCCACTGCGAGGGTGGTCAATGAGGCTTGGAGGCGATTTCCCATGAAAAGGTCCCAGAATTCCATCATGGGGCCTCTTCCCTCAGACTGGTGGGAAAGTTACTTCAGGCGTAGTATCTGGTCTCTTCGGCACCCCAGGGCAGTATGGAGCCCGGTGACCATCAAGATCGCTCCTCCTCAGCGGGGAGTGCCCCCCTGCACTTCCCCAGCAGAGGTAATAAACTCTGCAGGGTCCTTACCCTCTGAGAAGACCCCAGACCCATGTGCAAAGGAGTCAGTGCTGAGGGCCCTCAGAGAGtgcaagaaagggaaaatgaggtTGGAAGAACCGCTATTCCCTGAGAGCTTGGATAGTAAAAGAAGGAGTGCAGAGACGAGACCATCTGCATTTAAACTGCTGAGAAAGAATGGAGTCCTCCCTTCTTTTGTGCCCAGGCCTGGTCCTCTGAAGAGAAGCCTCAACTCCTGGAGTTCAAACCACAGCTTGAATAGGAGGCCCAGTTGCTACTCCGTGAGCTCCTTGGCCAGCACACACACAGGTGGCCTCGTCAGCTCCAAAAGAAATGCTATTACAAGCTCTTATAGCTCTTCTAGAGATTTCTCTGTTCCTTGGAAGAGAAGTGTTTCCAGTGTGTCATTCCAGATACCAGAGTGgccagtaaaaaagaaagaaaaaggccgTCAGTCTCACTCTCCACTGATACCACTATTGTCGAATGAGTCCCCAGCAGCATATGGCAGCTCTGGGCAGCAAAATCAACAGATTCCACTGCTGCTTTCTAGCCCCGGGAACCTGCTGTCTCTGAGTCCACCTCCCCAGCTTGGTAATGCAGTCCCTGAAGAGATCTTGGCATTAGGGAAGAAAGCTGGACTCCAATGGAGCAACAAAGCCAGAGGGGATACAACTGAGGCCACCACAGATTCTGTCCCTGAGACTCACTCTGCCATTCAGCCTTCCCTGTCTCTCACCGTGCGTTCTGTAGGCACAGCTCCAACCCAGGGCAAAAATCCTCAGTTGGAAAGcttaaagaaaatgcagaagtctCCAGGTCAACTGGCCTTCCCACAATCTACTGGAGAGGCAATCAGTGTAGGACATTCACCTCTGAAGACACCCAATCTACTGTCTCCACTTGGGTGCTCACAGACAGAGCCCCTTTCAGGCACCTCTTCAGACTCTAGGCCCACAGCTAGTTTCATCCTTCTGACCCCTATTTCTCCCACATCACCAGTCACTGACACCACATGGCCACCTTTGACCTCTCAGACTAATAGGTCTACCATGCCCCCAGACCCACCTGCCATTACCTCTGCAGCGCTCACTAGGCAAAGTTCTTTGTTTGGAATGAATAACCCAGCTTCTCATCCTGCATCTGCATTTCCTGCTGCAACTTCTGCTGACCCCATGTCAAAACCCATTTTTGGTCTCCCACCCAACGGTGAGATTGGAGGCTCCTTATATTCCAGAATTTCAGTCACAGCTGCACTATCTTCAACTCCGGGTATCTTAACTCCCACCTTCAAGCCTATCTTTGGCAACACAGAACCACTTAAAACTATGCCCATGatagcttctttctctttcaagcaGACCACTTCTCCAGCTACTCCTGCTTCTACCCACCTCTTCCATGGCCTGGTCAAGGCTACCTCTGTAGTCACATCCACCAACTCAGCTAGCACATCTGAAGACTCTTCTTTCAAGCCACCTTTGGATTTTGGTATAGTGAATGTTACCAGTCCCATGGGCAACGCTTACTCCATCCCTTCCACTTGCCACACTCTCCTTCTTGGGGCTGCCCTTGCCTTCAGAGCCAGCTTCTCCCCAGCCACAGGCTTCATTTTCCCACCACACCAACGTCCTACCATTCCTACTGTACATACAGTCACCATTTTCAGCCGGGTTCTTCCCAGTGCTATCCAGATATCCTCTAGTAGAAGCACTGCCAATTTTAGAAGTATGGGCAGCCCTCTGTCAGCCTCAGCCCTAGTAACCACAAACCAGCCTGCACTGTTGTCCAGTACCTCCAATTTGACCTCCACATTTACAATTCCCTTGGGGTCAAACTCAAGGCCACCTTTCTCACTATCCCTAGGAGCCACGCCCCCGCCTGCATTTGGGGCTGCAGATGGGCAGAAGCAAGGGGCCCCCCAACCAGCCATTGGCCCAAGCTTCAGTAGCTCTTTCATGTTTGGAAATTCAGTAGTGGCATCCCCAACCCCAACCGCAGCCCAGCCAGCCTTCAGCAGTACCACACAGTCAACCGTCGGGGGTTTGACACCCTCAGCCTCCATCTTTCACATCCCTGCCGGCATCTGGCCAGACATTGGCAGCACTCCAGCAGGTTTTCACTTTGGTCAAGCTAATACAGCTGGCTTTGGAGTTGTCACCCAGACCTACCATAGTGGGGCTTGTGGCTCAGTGTTTGGCAGCACAGCCCCACGACCTTTTGCCTTTGGGGGCTTAGTGACTCCTATGGACTGTGGGGAGTCTGGAATCAGCATGACTGCTCCAGACATGAACTCCAACTCTGGAGCATTCAATGTTGGAGCAGTGCCAAGTGGGAGTACTAGCACCATCACACCCTTTGGAAAAGGCTGGAGCCAGAACTCCCAGGGCTTGACCAGCCAGAGCACATCTTTTGTGTTGGGGCGGGCTAGCATTTCCTCAAGAAAGGCTATGTTTGGGGGCTCCTCCATGGCCCCTTTTGCTCAGAGTACCCTTGTCCCTGGGCCAGTTAAAACAGGCCTTGGCTTTGGGATGCCCTCTCCACCTGCCCGGGGCTCTGTTGGAAGAGGATCTTTCAGATCATCagctccttccttttccattgGTACAAAAtcaaaaaccccaaagaatcggGAGCAAAGGCGTTCCCGAATGCATCATACCCACGAGAAATAG